One Cucumis sativus cultivar 9930 chromosome 1, Cucumber_9930_V3, whole genome shotgun sequence DNA segment encodes these proteins:
- the LOC101218800 gene encoding uncharacterized protein LOC101218800, with translation MKSIFLLFLFSALLSLSTQSIDSKNLNIPPSSAHARLADYGFPFGLLPSAVSSYTINDTSGDFSLDLGDSCKFTLPPDNYVASFSRVVTGKIAKGRIHNLDGIRVRALFQWWSITGIRSTGEDLVFEVGLITAKYPSKSFNESPVCEGRRSSS, from the coding sequence ATGAAATCtatcttccttctctttctcttctcagCCCTCCTTTCCCTTTCCACTCAATCCATTGACTCCAAAAACCTAAACATTCCACCTTCCTCTGCTCATGCTCGCCTCGCCGATTACGGATTCCCCTTCGGCCTTCTCCCCTCCGCCGTCTCCTCCTACACCATTAACGATACCTCTGGTGACTTCTCTTTGGACCTCGGTGATTCCTGCAAGTTCACACTTCCTCCAGACAACTACGTGGCTTCCTTTTCTAGGGTTGTCACTGGTAAGATTGCCAAGGGTCGGATCCACAATCTTGATGGCATTCGTGTTCGGGCTTTATTCCAGTGGTGGTCGATTACTGGTATTAGGTCCACCGGCGAGGATTTGGTTTTCGAGGTTGGGTTGATCACTGCGAAGTACCCCTCCAAGAGTTTCAACGAGAGCCCAGTGTGTGAAGGCCGTCGGTCTTCTTCGTAA